Below is a window of Caldichromatium japonicum DNA.
TCAAGGCCAATCGCCAATCCTCTGAGCTGGGCGGACACATCGCCAGCTTCGCCTCTTCGGCGACCCTCGTCGATGTCGCCTACAATCATTTCTTGCACGCCCGCACGCCCGAGCATGGCGGCGATCTGGTGTTCTTCCAGGGCCATGCCGCACCTGGGATCTACGCCCGCGCCTTCCTCGAGGGTCGTTTGACCGAAGACCAGATCGATCGCTTCCGGCGTGAGGTCGATGGGCAGGGGCTGTCGTCCTATCCGCATCCCTGGCTGATGCCGGGGTTTTGGCAGTTCCCCACGGTCTCAATGGGTCTGGGGCCGTTGATGGCCATCTATCAGGCGCGCTTTATGCGTTATCTGCATCACCGCGGCATCCTCAATACCGAGGGGCGCAAGGTCTGGGCCTTTCTGGGTGACGGCGAGATGGATGAACCCGAGTCGCTCGGTGCCATCTCCCTGGCTGCACGCGAGCGTTTGGATAACCTGGTCTTTGTGATCAATTGCAATCTCCAGCGTCTCGATGGCCCGGTGCGCGGTAACGGCAAGATCATCCAAGAACTCGAGGCCGTCTTCAGGGGGGCGGGGTGGAACGTCATCAAGGTGATCTGGGGCCGGTATTGGGACCCGCTCTTTGCCCGCGACAAACAGGGATTGTTGCTCAAGCGCATGGAGGAGTGCGTGGATGGTGACTATCAGGCCTATAAGGCCAAAGGGGGTGCCTATACCCGCAAGCATTTCTTCGGGAAATATCCCGAACTCAAGGCAATGGTCGCCAATATGTCCGACGAAGACATCTGGCGGCTCAATCGCGGCGGACATGACCCGATCAAGGTCTATAACGCCTATGCCGCGGCCATGGCATGCACGGGTCAGCCGACCGTGATCCTGGCCAAGACGGTCAAAGGCTATGGCATGGGGATCGCGGGTGAGGGGATGAATATCACCCACTCGCAGAAAAAGATGGGCGAGGAGGCCTTAAGAGCCTTCCGCGATCGCTTCAACATCCCGATCTCGGATGATCAGCTCGCCGAGACGCCTTTCTATAAACCGGCACCGGATAGCCCAGAGGCACAATATCTCCAGAGGATACGCGCGCAGCTCGGCGGCTTCTTGCCGGCGCGTTCATCCGCAGCCCCGCGCCTAAACGTCCCCGCCTTGGAGACATTCAAGCCATTGCTCGAGGGCAGCGGCGAGCGCGAGCTGTCCACCACCATGGCCTTTGTCCGTCTGCTCGGGTTCCTGGTTCGTGACCGCGAGATCGGGCGTCACATCGTCCCGATCGTGCCCGACGAAGCGCGGACCTTCGGCATGGAGGGCATGTTCCGTCAATTGGGGATCTATGCCTCGCAGGGCCAGCTCTATGAGCCGGTGGATTCTGATCAGGTGATGTATTATCGCGAGGATCAGAAGGGACAGATCCTGCAAGAAGGGATCAATGAGGCAGGTGCCATGTCCTCCTGGATCGCCGCCGCCACCGCCTATGCCAATCATGGGGTCGCCATGATCCCCTTCTATATCTTCTATTCGATGTTCGGCTTTCAGCGCATCGGCGACCTCGCCTGGGCGGCGGGCGACATGCGCGCGCGCGGCTTTTTGATCGGCGGCACCGCTGGACGTACAACCCTCGCCGGCGAGGGCCTACAACATCAAGATGGACACAGCTTGGTCTTGGCCTCGCTCATCCCCAACTGTGTCGCCTATGACCCCGCCTATGCCTATGAGCTAGCGGTGATCGTCCAGGATGGACTGCGGCGGATGTATCAAGAGCAGGAGGATGTCTTTTATTACATCACCGTGATGAACGAGAATTATCCCCAGCCTCCGCTGCCCGAAGGCAGCCGCGAGGGGATCCTCAAGGGCCTGTATCCTGTGAGACAGAGCGATGGCTATGAGGAACAGGTCCAGCTTTTGGGTTCAGGCGCCATCCTGCGCGAGGCGTTCGCCGCAGCTGAGCTCTTAGAGCAGGACTTTGGCATTGGTTCGACCGTCTGGAGCGCAACCAGCTTCGGCGAGCTGAGACGCGAAGGGATTGCAATCGAGCGTTGGAACCGCCTGCACCCGGATCAATCACCGCGCCTAACCCATGTCGAGACCCAGCTCGGGCAAAGACCTGGCCCTGTCATCGCCGCCACCGACTATGTCCGGCTCTATGCCGATCAGATCCGCCCTTATGTCCCGCGGCGCTATGTGGTCCTGGGGACGGACGGCTTCGGACGCAGCGATACCCGGCGTAAACTCAGACAATTCTTTGAGGTCGATCGCTATCAGATCGCGGTGGCGGCGCTGAAGGCGCTCGCCGACGAGGGCAGCCTCCCCATCAGTCGGGTCTTGGAGGCGATCACCCGCTATCAGATCGACCCAGACAAGCCCAATCCGGTCACTGTCTAGGGCCGAGCAGGGGGATACCGCTTAGCCTCAACTTGTTATGGCTTGCGTCGGAATGACGACCTTGAAGGAGTAGTGCGTGTCAATTGTCGAAGAGATCCTAGTCCCCGACATCGGTGACTTCGCGGATGTCGAGATCATCGAGATCCTCGTCGCGCCCGGCGAGCGGATCGCGCCCGAGCAATCGCTTCTGACCCTCGAGAGCGACAAGGCGACCATCGAGATCCCCGCACCTATTGGCGGCGTCGTCAAAGAGCTCCTGGTCAAAACGGGGGATCGAGTCAGCCAAGGCGACCGACTGATGCGGGTGGAACGGGAGGCTGCAAGGTCGGGTGAGATCATCGCGCCCAGCGAGACGCCGGTCTTTGACCCGATAGTGGCGGATGCCCCTGCACCTGTGGATGGATCAACTGCCATCCAGCGCGCCCCCGGCGATCCCGAGCCGCGCCCAACACCCATCCTGCCGCGACCCGAGGATCTGGCGGCCATCGCCCGCGGGCGCAAGGCCCATGCTAGCCCCGCTGTACGCCGCTTTGCCCGCGAGCTGGGGGTGAACCTCGCTGGCATCAAAGGGTCCGGACCCAAGGGCCGCGTGCTCAAGGAAGATGTCCAGGCCTACGTCAAGCGTCGCCTGGCCGAGACCGAGCCCCTGGGGGTAGCAGCGAGCACCCCGGCGCAGCCAGCGGATACGGGCCTCACAGCCGCGATCCCCGACTTCGCCCGTTTTGGCCCCATCGAGCTGCAGGAACTTCCGCGGATCAAGAGGCTGAGCGGGCGACACCTACACCGTTGTTGGACCGAGATCCCGCACGTCACCCAGTTCGACGAGGCCGACATCACCGAGCTCGAGGCCTTCCGCCAGGCGCAAAAGGACACCGCTGCCGAGAAGGGGGTGCGTCTGACCTTGTTACCCTTCTTGCTCAAGGCGACGGCCAAGGCGCTTGCCCAGATGCCGGTCTTCAAGTCATCGCTCACCCCGGACGGCGAGCGCCTGGTCTATAAGCAATACACCCATATCGGGGTTGCGGTGGATACCCCCCAGGGCCTGGTGGTCCCAGTGGTATGCGATGTCGAGCACAAGGGCCTGTATCAGCTCGCCGCAGAGCTTGCGGCAATAAGCGACAAGGCCCGTGCCGGCAAGCTGACCCCCAGCGACCTTCAAGGGGGATGCTTTTCGATCTCGAGCCTCGGCGGGATCGGCGGGACCGCCTTCACACCCATCGTCAATGCCCCCGAGGTCGCTATCCTGGGGGTGGCGCGCGCCTCCATGAAACCTGTGTGGAACGGGCATGAGTTCGTACCGCGCCTGATGCTGCCGCTGGCATTGTCTTATGACCACCGGGTAATCGATGGCGCGGACGGGGCACGTTTCATCACCCTGCTCAGCGAGCTGCTCGGCGACATCCGGCGCCTATTGCTTTGAGCACTCACCGGGTCACCGGTAGACCTGTAGGGTACGCATTGCGTACCCTACACCCCGTTTTGCGAATATCCCCCCGCCAAGGTTTTTGAGACTGGAGACAGCATGAGCCAGATCATCGAGGTCAAGGTCCCGGACATCGGGGATTTCAAGGATGTCGAGGTCATTGAGGTGCTGATCGCGCCTGGCGACCGGGTCGAGGTCGAATCCTCCCTGATCACCGTGGAGAGCGACAAAGCCAGCATGGAGATCCCCTCCCCTGCTGCCGGGGTGGTCCGCGCTCTATCGGTCCAGGTCGGCGATCGGATCTCGCAGGGCGATCCGATCCTGAGCCTGGAGATCGCCGCATCGCCAGAATCAATGGCTGCGCCGCCCCAGCAACTAGCACCTGCTGCCCAATCCAGCCCCATTGAAGAGCTCCTGACCGAGGTAGCGGTGCTTGGGGCCGGACCCGGCGGCTATACGGCAGCCTTCCGGGCTGCCGATCTCGGTAAACAGGTGGTCCTGATCGAGCGTGAGCCAACCCTGGGCGGGGTGTGTCTAAATGTCGGCTGTATCCCCTCCAAGGCCCTCTTACATACCGCTGCAATCATCGAAGAGGTCAAGACGCTAGGGGCCATGGGGGTAAACTATGGGGCGCCGGAGATCGATCTTGCCAAGATGCGCGCCGGCAAGGAGCAGGTGGTCGCCCGCCTCACCTCAGGGCTGAAAGCACTTGCTAAGCAGCGCCGGGTGCGGGTCGTCCAGGGGACAGGGCGTTTTGAGTCGCCCAATCGGCTGCAGGTCGAGACCGCCGAGGGCCCGATCGTGGTGCGTTTCGATCAGGCGATCATCGCCTGTGGTTCCTCGCCCATCCGCATCCCCGGCTTTCCGCATGAAGACTCGCGGGTCATGGATTCGACCGACGCCCTGGCGCTGACCGATATCCCCGAGCGCCTCCTGATCGTCGGCGGTGGGATCATTGGTCTAGAGATGGCCGCGGTCTATAACGCGCTGGGGTCAAGGATTGACGTTGTTGAGCTCAAGGAACAGTTGATACCGGGTTGCGACCCCGACCTGGTGAAGGTCCTCGAGAAGATCATCCGGCGCCGCTATGAGAATATCTGGCTGAACACGCGGGTCGCGCGCATGGAGGCGGCACCTGAGGGCATCCGCGTTGCCTTCGAGGGCGGATATACGGGTCTCGAGCTCTATGACAAGGTCCTGGTGGCAGTGGGGCGCCAGCCGAACGGCAAGCTGATCGATGCCGAGGCTGCCGGGGTGGCGGTCGATGGGCATGGGTTTATCCGAGTCGATCGTCATCAGCGGACCAATGTACCGCACATCTTTGCCATCGGCGACGTCACCGGCGGGCCGATGCTGGCGCATAAGGCCAGCCACGAGGGCAAGGTCGCTGCCGAGGTCATCGCTGGCTTGCCGGCACTCTTCGATCCGCTGGCCATCCCAGCGGTCGCCTATACTGACCCCGAGGTCGCCTGGATGGGACTCACCGAGACTGAGGCCAAGGCCAAAGGTATTCGTTATGACAAGGGTGTCTTTCCCTGGGCGGCGAGCGGACGCGCCCTGGGGCTCCATCGCGAAGAAGGGCTGACCAAGCTCCTCTTCGACCCAGAGAGCAAACGACTATTGGGTGCAGGGATCGTCGGGCCCAATGCCGGTGAACTCATCGGTGAGGCAGTGTTGGCCCTCGAGATGGGCGCGGACATGGAAGATCTGGCGCTGACTATCCACCCACACCCGACCCTGTGTGAGACCCTAGGGCTGGCCGCAGAGATGGCGCATGGATCGATCACTGATCTCCTGCCGCCCAAAAGTTCTTGATCTCAGGAAGCGCAGAGGAGCGCCTTCATCCACAGGCTATCTGTCATGCCAGCGCACAGTGGAAGACATTGACCACTGATCTCTAGCCCATGAAATTCGGTGCCGTGCAAAAGGTGTTGGGTCTCTTGCTGATGACCTTCAGCTTCAGCATGGCACCGCCTATCCTGGTCGCCTGGTTGTACGGAGAGGGCTGGGCCTGGCCCTTTTGGGCGGCCTTTGGGCTGGTCTTCGGTCTGGGCCTGTTGATCTTTTTGCCCGTGGCCCGGATGCGCGAACCGCTGCGGGTCCGCGATGGATTTCTGGTCGTGGTGCTGTTCTGGAGCGTCTTGGGACTGGCCGGTGCCCTGCCCCTCTGGCTGGCCTCTGATCCAGTCCTCTCGCTCACCGATGCGGTCTTTGAGTCGATCTCTGGGCTCACGACCACCGGGGCCACGGTCATCACCGGGCTCGACGGCCTCCCCAAATCGATCCTGTTCTACCGTCAAGAGCTCCAGTGGCTAGGCGGCATGGGGATCATCGTGTTGGCGGTGGCGGTCCTGCCCATGCTCGGGATCGGCGGGATGCAGCTCTTTCGCGCCGAGGTCCCAGGGCCGATGAAGGATGCCAAACTCACCCCGCGCATCACCGAGACCGCTAAGGCCCTCTGGTATATCTATCTATGGATGACCCTTGCCTGTACGCTGGCCTACTGGTGGGCAGGGATGGGACTGTTCGATGCCATCGGCCATGCCTTCGCGACAGCCGCCATCGGTGGCTTTTCGACCCATGACCAGAGCATCGGTTATTTCAACAACCCGACCATCGAGCTGATCGCCATTGTCTTTATGCTCCTGGCCGGCATGAACTTCAATCTCCATTTCATGGCCTTCCGCCGGCGGGATCTCAAGATCTATGTCCAGGACAGCGAGTTTCGTCTATATGTCGCAGTTCTGCTGACCGTCAGCCTCATCACCATTCTTGCCCTGTATTACACCCGCACCTATGACGACTGGTCGGAATCGATGCTCAAAGGACTGTTTCAAGCGGTCTCGATCAGCACCACCACGGGCTTTGCCACCGCCGAGTTCTATCACTGGCCACCGTTTATCGGGATCTTGTTGCTGCTCGCGAGCTTTATTGGCGGCTGCGCCGGCTCGACCGGTGGCGGGATCAAGGTCATCCGCTTTCTTTTGCTCATCAAACAAGGCATCCGCGAGATCGAGCGTCTGATCCATCCCAATGCACAGATTCCGGTGCGGGTGGGCGGCAAGAGTGTCAATCACCGGATCGTCGATGCCGTCTGGGGCTTCTTTTCTCTGTATATCGCAAGTTTCACCCTCATGTATCTTCTTCTTGCCGCGACTGGCCTCGATCTGGTCAGCGCTTTTTCAGCCGTTGCCGCCTGCATCAATAACCTGGGCCCTGGGCTTGCCACCGTTGGCCCGCATTACGCCGATCTCAATGACACCGCCAAATGGATCCTCTGTCTTGCCATGCTGCTCGGGCGGCTTGAGATCTTTACCTTTTTGGTACTCCTGTCGCCCGCGTTTTGGCGGGATTGAGCGCCCAAGGATGGGAAGGGTATGCCCATCCTGCACCCCCTTTAGGGCTGGGTCGATAAGCCCAGATGTTTGCAAATCAAAGCAGCCAATACCTCGATCTGGGCGAATGCGAGCACCGGCGGATGGGGCATGACGGGCGGGGGATCATCAGTCACCAGGGCGATGATGTCAGGATCCTGGGGATAGAGCGGCGGCTGGTTTATGGCAGCACGATAGACCTCGATCTTCGGATAGCGTTCGTGTTTAAAGCCCTCCGCAAGCACCAGATCGAGGGTCGTTGGATCAAAGCGTGCGAGCATCGCCCAGAGGTCAGGCTCAGGGAGTGCCTGTTCGTTTTCCACCAGCAAGGCCCAACGCAGCCTGGAGGCGAGGATGACCTGGGAGGCGCCGGCGGAGCGCACCTCGAAGCTGTCCTTGCCGGGTTGATCGAGGTCAAAGCGATGATGGGTATGTTTGAGATAACCGACCCTAATCCCTTGGGCGCGCAGGAAGCTCAGCAGACGGCGGATCAAGGTGGTCTTGCCGGTCCCGCTCGGGGCAACAAAGCCGATGACCGGTAATGGGGATCGGTTCATGGGCGGCCTCGGAGGGTCGGCATTGCATACCCTAAGCCATAGGCCGTGCCTGATCGACATAGCGGTCGCGTGCGGCCTTAGCGCGGCTGAAGATCTCAAAGAGCCGCTCGCCGTCGGCGCGCCGGATGCTATCGGCAAGATCGGCGAGCTCGACGCTAAAACGCGCCAGTACGGCGCTTAAGGCCTCGCGGTTGGCGAGACAGATGTCACGCCACATCTCGGGGTTGCTCGAAGCGATCCGCGTGAAGTCGCGAAAGCCGCCGGCAGCATAGCGGAAGATCTCGTCGTTTTCCCGCATGCGCGCAAGCGAATCGACCAGCCCGAAGGCGAGCATGTGCGGCAGATGGCTGGTCGCGGCCAGGACCTCGTCGTGCTGGGCAACCGACATGAAATCCACCTCGGCGCCACAGGCCTGCCACATCGCGCTCACCCGTTGGATGGCATTGGGAGCGGTCTCGGGCAAAGGGGTCAGAATCACCCGGCGGTTATGATAGAGCTCAGGAAATGCCGCCTCGACCCCGCTGTGCTCGGTGCCGGCGATCGGATGCCCAGGTAAGAAACAAGACGGGATCGCCCTGAAAACCGCTCGCACATCCTCGACGACGCTCCCCTTGACGCTGCCGGCATCGGTGAGAACGGTCTCGGGGGCGAGCTGACCGCGCAGGGCCTGAAAGACAGCGCGCATGGCCCCCAGTGGCACGGCGACAAAGACCAGATCAGCGCCGCGGGCTGCAGCCGCGGGGTCTTCAGCGATGCGGTCGATGACCCGAAGCGTCAGGGCGCGTTCAAGATTGGCGCGCGAGCGCCCGCAGCCTATGACCTCACCGACATGACCCGCAGCGCGTAAGGCCAGTGCCAATGAGCCGCCGATCAGCCCAACCCCGATGACGGCGAGCCGCTCGATCATCCGAGGACCTCGGCAAGCGCGGCGATACAGCGTGCGTTCTCGGACTCAAGCCCGACGCTGACGCGCAGATGATTGGGTAGGCCATAGTTTCCGACTGGGCGTACGATGATGCCGCGCTTGAGCAATGACTCGTTGATGGGTCCGGCGAAGCGCCCGCAATCGATGGTGATGAAATTGCCGACCGAGGGGATATAGGAAATGCCAAGCTCGGCGAATGCCTGGGTGAACTGTCTCATCCCTGCGCGATTGAGCTCGACCGAGGCGCGTACATGCTCGCGGTCGGACAGGGCGGCGATCGCCGCCGCCTGGGCGAGGCTGTTGACATTGAACGGCTGGCGCACTCGATTCAGAAGCTCGGCGATCGCCGGATCGCTCAAGGCATAGCCGACCCGCAGCCCTGCTAGACCGTGCACCTTAGAGAAGGTGCGGGTGACGATGAGATTGGGGAAGGTCGCAAGCCAGTGCGTGGCATCGGGAAAGTCGGGCGCCTCGACATATTCGGTATAGGCCTCATCGACCACGACGATACAGGTCTTGGGCAGAGAGCCGATGAAGGCGCGCAAGGTCTCAGCGGCCAGCCAGGTGCCGGTCGGGTTATTGGGATTGGCGATCCAAACCACCCTCGTTTGCTCATTGATGAGCCTGGAAATAGCCTCCAGGTCATGCCCATAGTCACGCGCCGGTGCAATCCTTGCCGTTGCACCGACCGACTGGGTGGCGATGGGATAGACGGCAAAGGCATATTCGGAAAAGACCGACTCGGCGCCTGGGTGCAAAAAGGTCCGCGCGATCAGGTCCAAGACGTCATTCGAGCCATTGCCGAGGGTAACCGCCTGCGGCGGAAGGCCGTGGTGTTCAGCCAGGGCGCGCCTGAGCTCAAAGCCACCGCCGTCCGGATAGCGCCCGACCTCGGCGAGCGCCTCGGCGAGCGCAGCGCGAGCCTTGGGCCCTGGGCCCAGTGGATTTTCGTTGGAGGCGAGTTTGACCGCATCCTGAATACCGAGCTCACGCTCAAGCTCAGAGAGCGGTTTGCCCGGGACATAGGGAGTCAGGCCGGAGATCCAGGGCGCGGCGAATTCAAGAAAGATGTTGACGGTCATGGGCGTTCATCGTCAAAGGGTAAGAGAGGATACGAAGGGCGGGATAGATCGCATATGTTCGCTCAGGTGAGGCACGGCGTATCCTAGCCCGACCCCTTCACAGCACGGCGACCGGATAGGAACCCAGGATCTTAAAGAGCAGGGCCTCTTCCTCTAGGTTCTGCAGGGCATAGGCCACCTTGGGGTCCTGGCGATGGCCGAGGATATCGACGAAAAAGACATAGTCCCAGACCTCGCGGCGCGAGGGGCGCGACTCGATGCGGGTCATGTTGATGCCATGCACCGCGAGCGGAGCGAGTAGTCTATGCAGCCCGCCCGCCTGGTTCTTGCAGGACAAGAGCAGGCTGGTCTTATCCTGACCGCTGGGAGGAGAGTCCTGTTTGCCGATGACGAGAAAACGGGTGGTATTACTCGGTTCGTCCTCGATGCGCTCGGCGAGGACATTGAGCCCATAGATCTCGGCCGCCTGGAGGCCCGCCACTGCCGCCGACTCTGGGTCTTGCGCCGCCAGACGCGCCGCCTCAGCATTGCTGCCAACCGCGATCCGCTCGGCGGACAGCAGATAGCGGTCGAGCCATTCGCGACATTGGGCAAACGACTGCTGATGCGAATAGACACGCCGGATCTCGCTGATCTCCTGGGCCTGGCTCAGGAGATGCTGATGAACGCGCAGCATCACCTCACCAGTGATCCTCAGCGGCGAGGTCATGAATAGATCCAGGGTATGACTGACCACCCCTTCGGTCGAGTTTTCGACCGGAACGACACCAAAGTCACAGGCCCCCGCCTCGACCTCCCGAAAGATCTCATCGATGGTGGCCATCGCCTTGGTGACCACCGAGTGACCGAAGTGCTTGATCGCCGCCGCCTGGGTGAAGGTCCCCTCCGGTCCCAGAAAGGCGGCGTGCAATGGGCGTTCGAGCGCAAGACAAGCGGACATGATCTCGCGGAAGAGACGCGCAACCTCTTCGCCATCCAAAGGCCCTGGGTTGCGCGCCTTGATGCGGCGCAGGATCGCCGCCTCCCGTTCGGGACGGTAAAACTGGACAGGGCCGCCTGTTCCGGTCTTGATATGCGCCACCTGCTGGGCACAGCGCGCACGTTCGCTGATCAGCCGCAGGATTTCGTCGTCGATCGCATCGATACGGGCGCGGATCGCCTCGAGCTCTGTCTCTGGATGAGATGGGGTGGCGGTCATGGTCTAGTCGAGCTGGCGGACCGATAGCACACCGTCGATCGCCCGAATCTGGTCTAAGACCTCGTCCGGGCAGGGCCGGTCGATGTCGATCAGGGTCACCGCGATGTCGCCGCGCGAGCGGTTGAGCATATCGAGGATGTTGAGCCCCACCTTGCCGAGATCGGTCGAGATCTGGCCGACCATGTTGGGGACATTGCTGTTGACGATCGCCAGCCGGTATCCTTCACCGCGCGGAAGCACGATCTCAGGAAAGTTCACCGAGTTGGTGACATTGCCATCCTCGAGATAGGCTCGGACCTGGTCTGCGACCATGACAGCGCAGTTTTCCTCGGCCTCCTTGGTCGAGGCCCCGAGGTGCGGCAAGGCGATCACCTGCGGATGCCCCTTGAGCCTGCTGCTAGGGAAATCGCAGCAATAGACCAGAAGCCTCCCCGTCTCCAGGGCCTCGAGCAGCATCTCCTCATCGACGATCTCTTGGCGGGCGAAGTTGAGCAGGGTTGTCCCCTTGCGCAGGGTCTTTAAACGCGCGCCCCCGATCATGGCGCGCGTCTCGGCGGTCAGGGGCACATGCAGGCTGACAAAGTCAGAGCGTACCAAGAGGTCATCGAGGCTTAGCGCCTGTTTGACCTCGCTGGAGAGCTGCCAGGCGCGTTCGACGGTGATGGTCGGATCATAGCCGATGACCCGCATCCCTAGGGCAAGGGCGGCATTGGCCACCCGCACGCCGATGGCGCCGAGCCCTACCACCCCTAGGGTGCGACCTGGGAGCTCAAAGCCGACGAAACGCTTCTTGCCCGACTCCACGGCCTCGTGGATGGATTCATCGTCACCGGTCAGCGACTTCACAAACTCAAGCGCCTGCGGGATGTTACGCGCCGCCATCAGCATCCCCGTGAGCACCAGCTCCTTGACTGCGTT
It encodes the following:
- a CDS encoding phosphoglycerate dehydrogenase, giving the protein MFKIQTLNNISVAGLERLPRDRYEIASEIANPDAILVRSADMHGMAIPPSVKAIGRAGAGTNNIPVAEMTRRGVVVFNTPGANANAVKELVLTGMLMAARNIPQALEFVKSLTGDDESIHEAVESGKKRFVGFELPGRTLGVVGLGAIGVRVANAALALGMRVIGYDPTITVERAWQLSSEVKQALSLDDLLVRSDFVSLHVPLTAETRAMIGGARLKTLRKGTTLLNFARQEIVDEEMLLEALETGRLLVYCCDFPSSRLKGHPQVIALPHLGASTKEAEENCAVMVADQVRAYLEDGNVTNSVNFPEIVLPRGEGYRLAIVNSNVPNMVGQISTDLGKVGLNILDMLNRSRGDIAVTLIDIDRPCPDEVLDQIRAIDGVLSVRQLD